The genome window tttaattttaggacataattattattttaaatataattgtatgttattttattaatcttgtttaaataatttacaaaacttTATTAACAAGAGATAACTTCCTACCTACTAAATATAACTAAACtacatattattaattattaattatttatacttgGTCAAGGACTAATTGATGAGAACAAAGAGTATATGTTTAATGTTAAAGAATAACTTAACAAATATGGAATGTTAgagtaattagataaaattacatttatgtttattttattagtaattaatGCATTGTCTAATACTTTCCTAGACTAACATATTATATAcaatgatttgattttgaattttgttatttgtttagaATTTTTCTCTCAAGTATTATtcacaattttataataattaatattttcttttgaaattaaaattatgtaattgcGTAACTACAATTTATACTATCGAgataattattatgtaattacattttatcACTTAAACACATTAATGGGGTTCAAAATTTCTTATAATTACAAGAGTATCGTCTAGTAATAGTAATTACAGTTTCATCCAATTACTATGTAATGTCCAAACACACTATTAATTTAACGCTACagcattcaattaaatccttttcataaaattaatatttttcaactattataaaaataattattttgctaTGTTGCCAACGAATAAACATTATCCCAACATTGTTGGAAGAGTCACTATGAAGCCCAAAGAGAGTAAATTcgatatgaaaaatataaaataaatgaataaataaaatgaaatagctTAAAAAAAGGGGAAggctaatattaattaaatcttaatgaatGACTTGAAAATGGCTATAAATAAGACTAGGCCATGCAGCGTCAAGGACGCAAAAGAAACACCAAGAATCTATCCATGGCTAAAGTTACTAACTTTTTCGTTGCTCTCCTTTTGATCTCTTCTCTTTTACTTGCTCCTTACTTATCCATCTCCGAGGCCGCCGACAACTCGGTCCCGATCGTGAGTGGCCTCTCCTGGACTTTCTACAAAACTTCATGTACAAAGCTCGAATCCATTATTAGAACTCAGCTGAAGAAGGTGTTCGACAACGACATTGGCCAAGCTGCTGGCTTGCTCCGCCTTCATTTCCATGATTGCTTTGTCCAGGTACGTTATAAAACCATGTAAGCATCCGAAACAGCGATTGAAACATGGATGCGTCGTTTTGATTCGTTTTGTCATTGATGTTTACTAGGGATGCGACGGATCTGTGTTGCTGGACGGATCGGCGAGCGGGCCGGGTGAGCAACAGGCTCCGCCGAACCTGAGCTTGAGGGCCAAGGCTTTCGAGATCATCAATGACCTGCGCAACCGTGTCGAGAAAGCATGTGGAAGAGTGGTCTCTTGTTCTGATATCGTCGCGCTTGCTGCTCGTGACTCCGTTTACTTGGTATCATCAATCAATGTTACTTTTTATGTCATTTTCATTCAgtcgaatttttttattatttaatgaacaaaaacacaaaaatcaatctaaaaaactataaaaaaaattaacgaaTTTTTGTTGAATACATGCttggatttaatatttaaaatagttagCATACgatattattttctaatgatCCTCTAGCCTTCTAATTTAAGATTTTGGTTCTTTTTTATCAATGAAAAACAATGGTTCACATCTAAATTTGTGGTATAACTTAAACTACAAATATAAATGTCAATTGAGTTTCAACTCGATTGGCATGGATATTGTTGCTAATGTAGGAGGATATGTGTTTAAGTACGTTGAAGCgtattattctcttatttatggaTTGGGGAAGAGCTACAGATAATTCTAAGCATTGTCTCCAAAGAagcagatatgatcagaacctataaaaaattattaaaaaaatataaatatataatttaataaaaagttaaaaagtaatattttcaaacaaaattaatttatttatttagactTAAATAAAGTGATGATTAAAACTCTTATTAAATATTCGTTTGATTCGAGTTTAAACTATGTATAGAAAACAATGACGATTAACTTAGCCTACTTGTTGGAGGGGTAGTTGGAAATTAAAACGCGGTGTGTGGGTGAGTGGCATACGCCTCagctaactttttttttttctcacaaTGGGGCCATAAGGTCTTAAATTGTACCAAATGTGCATTAATGGTCAATTTCTTGGTGTCATAAAGCCTAAATTTATTAAAGCCTAGGTGAAAGCAGTTGTACATGGGGACCTTTCATTCATagtataaatatgaatatgaattttgagaaaaatattatacttaaataagtTTTTCAATAGGatgagaataattttttatattattaaattaatattagaataatattttatttttatcaataaattttaaatattaaaaatatattttatgatccTAAGACTACTCATAACCTCTATTAATCTtctgcattgacaataatatttataccaattaaattaagatttgaTCCACAATTACCGAATCATGTTTTAActatcttttatattatattatacctGAATTTGTTAGATGTATGTTTGATTAAGTTAATAAGGTAATTTACTGTCACCAATAGATATTTCATCAAAGTTGGAAGCACGTGTCATATGAAATTTCCCTGAAGCTCACCAACTcctataatatttaattttttattctttttaaaaggtcAAGCTATTATGTCATCGTCATGGAGCTTGAAATTTTGACTTAAAATCCCACCCCCCCATTTTGGTTTCACAGTCAGGTGGACCAGACTATGGCATACCATTGGGAAGAAGAGATGGACTGACTTTCGCCACCGTAAACGCCACATTGCAGAACCTACCACCGCCCTTCGCCAACGCCACCACCATCCTTTCCATGCTCGCCACCAAAAACTTCGACCCCACCGACGTTGTAGCTCTCTCCGGCGGGCACACCGTCGGCATCAGCCATTGCACATCTTTCACCACCAGGCTCTACCCTACCCAAGACCCTACCATGGACAAAACCTTTGCCAACAATCTCAAGGTAATATGTCCCACGGTAAATTCAACCAACACGACGGTGATGGACATAAGGAGCCCCAACAAATTCGATAATAAGTATTACGTGGACCTGATGAACCGTCAAGGGCTGTTTACCTCGGATCAAGACTTGTACACTGATAGCAGGACGAGGGGGATTGTTACTAGCTTTGCCATTAATGAGACGCTCTTCTTCGAGAAGTTTGTGGTGTCGATGATAAAGATGGGACAGCTGAGTGTGTTGACTGGTAACAATGGCGAAATTCGTGCTAATTGCTCGGTGAGGAATGCTGATAATAAGTCGTACTTGGCGTCTGTGGTGGAAGAGCTACCGGTGGAGGAAGCTTGGTCTGACCTTTAAACACTTAATAAGCTATTCAAGCATGTAACATGTTAACTATGTGACTGTTTAGCATTTAATGTATGACAGTGGGGCGACTGAGGTTTGTATTTTACTGTGTATGGGAGATTATGTTCTACAGTTTTTACTCGTTTTCGTTTCgggttttattgaaaaaaattgcagACTTTTACTCCTTTCTCTCTTTATATATAAGGTAAAAATGGTGCCGTTGACAAAATAATAAGATAGTGACGCATGACGTATTACATGTATTTCATGTTCACGtacatgattaatttttaacaataaaaataaataaaatttttaataagaatatcaacttgttctttaatttaacgaacaaaattaattttcctatttttttattagaggGTGTTGGAAGGAAGGTGAAAGAGAAATAGcttttaggaaataaattaaCTCACTTTGTATtaaacttttgttttctttcattctcTCTTACCTTGCTTCATCACATACAACTATTTATATAGTAGTTGTAAGTGACTATTAGTTTCAACACATTCATGTATCCTAGTTAAGTACATGCATGACTACTAGATACATCTACTTTAATACATTCATTAAATATAAGTACATGCAACAAGTTATGAGCAAGTATATTCTAGAATGTTACAAATTATATCCAACACTTCcctttaatttgaattttcttccacgcattttttgaaaatcttcaaCCTTAAGaggttttgtaaaaatatctgCCACTTGATCTTGAGTCTTCACAAACTTAAGCTACACTTCCTTCTCGGCAATATGCTTCATGATAAACTGATATCTTGTGTCTATATGTTTGCTTTGATTATGGAACACAGGATTTTTCGCGAGTGCTTGTGTAGACTttaggggtgtgcataattcgggtaaaaccgaaaaaattcggttaaccgaccgaattcggttaatcggtcggttaactgaattttttcgatcgggggtcggttaatttttttatgatttttcggttaacggttaattcggttcgaaaccggtcggttaaccgaaaaatttaataaataaaattatccaacccagcccaaactcaattacccaacccaataaaactaaaactaaagtttacccaattacccaatccaataaaattaaaactaaaagacaatccaatttactaaagtctaaaacccaatttactttaataatttataaattttttaaattttaaaaataaaaaataaaaaattcgggtaattcgggtatttttcggtaattcggttaattcggttaattcgggtaattcaggtaatttttaaccaaaaataaaaaatacataattttcggttaattcgattaaccgaccttattaaccgaaaaaatttcggttcggttaatttttttttaaaaaaattggttcggttaactgttaaaatttttggaaggtcggttaattcggttatagtaatttcgggtcggttaaccgaatgaacacccctagtaGACTTGTTATCAATGCAAATTTTGGTTGCTCCTTCTTGTGGAAAGTGAAGTTCTTTCAACAATCCTCTAAGCTAGATAACATGAAAAGTACAAGAAGTTGCTGCCACATATTCAGCTTCACAAGTTGAAAGTGTAACAATAGGTTGTTTCTTAGAACTCCGAGAGATGTAACAATCTCCCAAGAAAAACACAAATCCACTACTGCTTTTTCTATCATCAATGTCAACGACAAAATCACTATCACAAAATCCCATGAGTTGAAAGTCATGATAAGATGAGTAGAATAACCCAAATTCAATTGTACCTTTTAGGTAACGAACAATCCTTTTAGCAGCCTTCATGTGAGTTGACGTAGGAGCTTCCATGTAGTGACTCACTACACCAACTGCTAATAGGATATTAAGCCTTATACATGTCAAGTATCTTAAACTTCCCACAAGACTTTTGAAAAGAATTGAATCTTCTTTTGTTCCATCATCAAACTTTGACAACTTTACTCCACACTCCATTAGAGTTTCAATAGGATTGCAATCaagcattttgaattttttcaacaCTTGTTTTGCATAACCTTCTTGCGAGAAAAATATGTTGTCATCCGTTTGTTTCATTTCTAGGCCCAAATAATAAGACATGAGCCTCACATCAGTCATCTCAAAATCAAGGGACATGTGCTTCTTGAATTcttcaattaaattcatattatctTCTGTAAAGATAAAATCATCCACATAAAGACAAACTATCAAGATATCTCTACCATCATTTATCTTGACATAGAGTGCATGTTCATGAAGACACTTAACAAATCCATTGTCTCAAAAATACTTGTCAATGCGACTATACCACGCACGAGGTTCTTGTTTTAACCTATATAGTGCCTTTTTCAACCTTAGGCATTTATCTTCTTGTCCTTGGACATTGTATCCCATGAGTTGCTCAATGTGAACTTCCTATTCTAAGAAACCATTAAGAAATGCAGATGTCACATCAAGTTGATGTATTTTCCACTTCATTTCAGTCGCCAAGGAAATAAGCAAATGAATTGTTTCAAACCAGGAACGGATGCAAAAACTTCATCATAATCAATCCCATGCTTTTTCTTGTAGCCTTTaacaacaagccttgctttgtACCTCACCACTTCTCCACTTgcattcttctttttcttgaaaatcctctTGACCTCGATAGCTTCATGGCCTTTTGGAATTTCAAATAACTCCCAAGTGTTGTTTTTCTCAAtagattttatttcttcatcCATGGCTAGTCTCCATCTTTCGTCCTTCACGACATCATCGAAGTTAAGTGGCTCACTATCTACAAATAGACAACAAGTTATAAATAACTTCAGTATCATCATACAAGTCATAGATACTTCTCATTTTTCAAGGTATTTCACTTGAGCTTTCTTCGGAAGTTGCTTCATGGATTGGAGCAGGTAAAGATGGAGGAGTCATTGATGCCACAGTTTCTTGTTCTTcctcaaaataaagaaaaaatcataagcTTGTTCTTCCTGTGCCTCATCCAAATTACTTGTTCATCGAACTCAACATCTCGGCTTATGCTAATCATTCCATTGTTTGGGTCATACAACTTGTAGCCTTTGGAGTTTGACTCATAGCCAATG of Gossypium raimondii isolate GPD5lz chromosome 3, ASM2569854v1, whole genome shotgun sequence contains these proteins:
- the LOC105797026 gene encoding peroxidase 12 — protein: MQRQGRKRNTKNLSMAKVTNFFVALLLISSLLLAPYLSISEAADNSVPIVSGLSWTFYKTSCTKLESIIRTQLKKVFDNDIGQAAGLLRLHFHDCFVQGCDGSVLLDGSASGPGEQQAPPNLSLRAKAFEIINDLRNRVEKACGRVVSCSDIVALAARDSVYLSGGPDYGIPLGRRDGLTFATVNATLQNLPPPFANATTILSMLATKNFDPTDVVALSGGHTVGISHCTSFTTRLYPTQDPTMDKTFANNLKVICPTVNSTNTTVMDIRSPNKFDNKYYVDLMNRQGLFTSDQDLYTDSRTRGIVTSFAINETLFFEKFVVSMIKMGQLSVLTGNNGEIRANCSVRNADNKSYLASVVEELPVEEAWSDL